A part of Cotesia glomerata isolate CgM1 linkage group LG4, MPM_Cglom_v2.3, whole genome shotgun sequence genomic DNA contains:
- the LOC123262553 gene encoding sarcoplasmic reticulum histidine-rich calcium-binding protein-like isoform X2 yields the protein MSGDVQPRKRKEKRRKRVDSEYHIQRIQILVDSESGTPPPQLVNPAEHAMDNVTIHVYKEGTTGGHWCAKIIFFTLFTALIGLLGVIILEHRGTTDVDTTLSSSKWATIFEGWVDDILPSHDDEKHHEESSKEDDEHDEDEHGEDDEEEHDDDEEHDKESHEEDPDDDEDEGIGSEDVENDEEEEEEEEEEEEEEEEEEEEEEEEEDEEVDDDEEKEEEEEEEDDDEIDELEAINIQDDDEEENSEDIEDDEDEDEEEEEEDDNDDNEEDESKAENDEDEGFEDDDNGVYENLDEADDNESAEGNDEDDNDGDDDEKTSKPEVKYSKKNTRQPSKKDEDSYEFTGMPGIDDGGAFEKMEKVEGIEVPTDKNEVVDETNVPLKFGVGVALVVAAHIVLIRRWKNVDALNSEETTDIKRRNTTVPPTSSKKFTQDSSQLHRQTKTYQDVKSKYRNLQEDIKRVNKPLSSKDEETNLLRATKEQEIHTSESERHSGTELESDYMDDDLEPEEDLEDEEDLEDEEEVEEVDDRDLVAKLEAKYGKLPTPSPSEEEEEEEEEEEEDEEEEDEEEDEEIEDEDEADWKRINVPKTQNPANEDKNLKEKESARGRQVNPPLRGGRQAVDSEDYENVNVQDEIEHWLAKDLDN from the exons atgtctGGTGATGTTCAACCAAGAAAACGTAAAGAGAAAAGACGTAAAAGAG TTGACAGCGAGTACCATATACAAAGGATACAAATTCTCGTtg ACTCAGAATCTGGAACTCCGCCACCGCAATTAGTTAATCCAGCTGAACATGCGATGGATAACGTTACGATACATGTCTATAAAGAAGGAACAACAGGAGGTCATTGGTGtgcaaaaattatattttttaccttatttacAGCACTAATTGGTCTGCTTggtgtaattattttagagCACCGAGGTACAACTGATG TGGATACAACACTATCTAGTTCGAAATGGGCTACGATTTTTGAAGGTTGGGTAGATGATATTCTTCCGAGTCATGATGATGAAAAACATCACGAAGAAAGTAGTAAAGAAGACGATGAACATGATGAAGATGAACATGGTGAAGATGATGAAGAAGAgcatgatgatgatgaagaacATGATAAAGAAAGTCACGAAGAAGATcctgatgatgatgaagatgaaGGGATTGGGTCTGAAGATGTAGAAAatgatgaagaagaagaagaagaagaagaagaagaagaggaagaggaagaagaagaagaagaagaagaagaagaagaagaagacgaAGAAGTAgatgatgatgaagaaaaagaagaagaagaagaggagGAGGATGATGATGAAATTGATGAATTGGAAGcaataaatattcaagatgatgatgaagaagaAAATTCTGAAGATATTGAAGATGATGAAGACGAggatgaagaagaagaagaagaagacgaCAATGATGATAATGAAGAAGATGAATCAAAAGCTGAAAATGATGAAGATGAAGGTTTTGAAGATGACGACAATGGTGTTTATGAGAATCTTGATGAAGCTGATGACAATGAATCTGCAGAGGGAAATGATGAAGATGATAatgatggtgatgatgatgaaaagACATCAAAACCTGAAGTAAAATATAGTAAAAAGAATACACGACAGCCTTCCAAGAAGGATGAAGACAGTTATGAATTCACAGGAATGCCTGGAATTGATGATGGAGGCGCCTTCGAAAaa ATGGAAAAAGTAGAAGGTATTGAGGTTCCCACGGATAAAAATGAGGTAGTAGATGAAACGAATG TGCCACTGAAATTTGGAGTTGGTGTTGCTCTTGTCGTTGCCGCTCATATTGTACTTATTAGAAGGTGGAAAAATG ttgACGCTCTCAATTCGGAAGAAACTACTGATATAAAGAGAAGAAATACTACTGTACCGCCTActagttcaaaaaaatttacacaagATTCCAGTCAGCTACACCGACAAACAAAAACTTATCAAGATGTAAAATCTAAATACAGAAATTTGCAAGAAGATATTAAAAGGGTTAACAAACCATTAAGTTCGAAAg ACGAAGagacaaatttattaagaGCAACAAAAGAACAGGAAATTCACACATCTGAAAGTGAACGACATTCGGGTACTGAACTCGAGTCAGATTATATGGATGATGACTTAGAGCCTGAAGAAGACTTGGAAGATGAAGAAGATTTAGAGGATGAGGAAGAAGTTGAAGAGGTCGATGACAGAGATTTGGTTGCTAAATTAGAAGCTAAGTATGGTAAGCTTCCAACACCGAGTCCGAgcgaagaagaagaagaagaagaagaagaagaagaagaggatGAAGAAGAGGAAGATGAAGAGGAGGATGAAGAAATtgaagatgaagatgaagCAGATTGGAaac GTATAAATGTTCCAAAGACACAAAATCCCGCtaatgaagataaaaatttaaaagaaaaagaatcAGCGAGAGGACGTCAAGTTAATCCACCACTTCGAGGTGGTCGACAAGCTGTTGATTCTGAAGActatgaaaatgttaatgtTCAAGATGAAATTGAGCATTGGTTAGCGAAG GATTTGGATAACTGA
- the LOC123262553 gene encoding glutamic acid-rich protein-like isoform X1, with protein MSGDVQPRKRKEKRRKRVDSEYHIQRIQILVDSESGTPPPQLVNPAEHAMDNVTIHVYKEGTTGGHWCAKIIFFTLFTALIGLLGVIILEHRGTTDVDTTLSSSKWATIFEGWVDDILPSHDDEKHHEESSKEDDEHDEDEHGEDDEEEHDDDEEHDKESHEEDPDDDEDEGIGSEDVENDEEEEEEEEEEEEEEEEEEEEEEEEEDEEVDDDEEKEEEEEEEDDDEIDELEAINIQDDDEEENSEDIEDDEDEDEEEEEEDDNDDNEEDESKAENDEDEGFEDDDNGVYENLDEADDNESAEGNDEDDNDGDDDEKTSKPEVKYSKKNTRQPSKKDEDSYEFTGMPGIDDGGAFEKMEKVEGIEVPTDKNEVVDETNVPLKFGVGVALVVAAHIVLIRRWKNVDALNSEETTDIKRRNTTVPPTSSKKFTQDSSQLHRQTKTYQDVKSKYRNLQEDIKRVNKPLSSKDEETNLLRATKEQEIHTSESERHSGTELESDYMDDDLEPEEDLEDEEDLEDEEEVEEVDDRDLVAKLEAKYGKLPTPSPSEEEEEEEEEEEEDEEEEDEEEDEEIEDEDEADWKPGINVPKTQNPANEDKNLKEKESARGRQVNPPLRGGRQAVDSEDYENVNVQDEIEHWLAKDLDN; from the exons atgtctGGTGATGTTCAACCAAGAAAACGTAAAGAGAAAAGACGTAAAAGAG TTGACAGCGAGTACCATATACAAAGGATACAAATTCTCGTtg ACTCAGAATCTGGAACTCCGCCACCGCAATTAGTTAATCCAGCTGAACATGCGATGGATAACGTTACGATACATGTCTATAAAGAAGGAACAACAGGAGGTCATTGGTGtgcaaaaattatattttttaccttatttacAGCACTAATTGGTCTGCTTggtgtaattattttagagCACCGAGGTACAACTGATG TGGATACAACACTATCTAGTTCGAAATGGGCTACGATTTTTGAAGGTTGGGTAGATGATATTCTTCCGAGTCATGATGATGAAAAACATCACGAAGAAAGTAGTAAAGAAGACGATGAACATGATGAAGATGAACATGGTGAAGATGATGAAGAAGAgcatgatgatgatgaagaacATGATAAAGAAAGTCACGAAGAAGATcctgatgatgatgaagatgaaGGGATTGGGTCTGAAGATGTAGAAAatgatgaagaagaagaagaagaagaagaagaagaagaggaagaggaagaagaagaagaagaagaagaagaagaagaagaagacgaAGAAGTAgatgatgatgaagaaaaagaagaagaagaagaggagGAGGATGATGATGAAATTGATGAATTGGAAGcaataaatattcaagatgatgatgaagaagaAAATTCTGAAGATATTGAAGATGATGAAGACGAggatgaagaagaagaagaagaagacgaCAATGATGATAATGAAGAAGATGAATCAAAAGCTGAAAATGATGAAGATGAAGGTTTTGAAGATGACGACAATGGTGTTTATGAGAATCTTGATGAAGCTGATGACAATGAATCTGCAGAGGGAAATGATGAAGATGATAatgatggtgatgatgatgaaaagACATCAAAACCTGAAGTAAAATATAGTAAAAAGAATACACGACAGCCTTCCAAGAAGGATGAAGACAGTTATGAATTCACAGGAATGCCTGGAATTGATGATGGAGGCGCCTTCGAAAaa ATGGAAAAAGTAGAAGGTATTGAGGTTCCCACGGATAAAAATGAGGTAGTAGATGAAACGAATG TGCCACTGAAATTTGGAGTTGGTGTTGCTCTTGTCGTTGCCGCTCATATTGTACTTATTAGAAGGTGGAAAAATG ttgACGCTCTCAATTCGGAAGAAACTACTGATATAAAGAGAAGAAATACTACTGTACCGCCTActagttcaaaaaaatttacacaagATTCCAGTCAGCTACACCGACAAACAAAAACTTATCAAGATGTAAAATCTAAATACAGAAATTTGCAAGAAGATATTAAAAGGGTTAACAAACCATTAAGTTCGAAAg ACGAAGagacaaatttattaagaGCAACAAAAGAACAGGAAATTCACACATCTGAAAGTGAACGACATTCGGGTACTGAACTCGAGTCAGATTATATGGATGATGACTTAGAGCCTGAAGAAGACTTGGAAGATGAAGAAGATTTAGAGGATGAGGAAGAAGTTGAAGAGGTCGATGACAGAGATTTGGTTGCTAAATTAGAAGCTAAGTATGGTAAGCTTCCAACACCGAGTCCGAgcgaagaagaagaagaagaagaagaagaagaagaagaggatGAAGAAGAGGAAGATGAAGAGGAGGATGAAGAAATtgaagatgaagatgaagCAGATTGGAaac cAGGTATAAATGTTCCAAAGACACAAAATCCCGCtaatgaagataaaaatttaaaagaaaaagaatcAGCGAGAGGACGTCAAGTTAATCCACCACTTCGAGGTGGTCGACAAGCTGTTGATTCTGAAGActatgaaaatgttaatgtTCAAGATGAAATTGAGCATTGGTTAGCGAAG GATTTGGATAACTGA
- the LOC123262553 gene encoding glutamic acid-rich protein-like isoform X3: MSGDVQPRKRKEKRRKRDSESGTPPPQLVNPAEHAMDNVTIHVYKEGTTGGHWCAKIIFFTLFTALIGLLGVIILEHRGTTDVDTTLSSSKWATIFEGWVDDILPSHDDEKHHEESSKEDDEHDEDEHGEDDEEEHDDDEEHDKESHEEDPDDDEDEGIGSEDVENDEEEEEEEEEEEEEEEEEEEEEEEEEDEEVDDDEEKEEEEEEEDDDEIDELEAINIQDDDEEENSEDIEDDEDEDEEEEEEDDNDDNEEDESKAENDEDEGFEDDDNGVYENLDEADDNESAEGNDEDDNDGDDDEKTSKPEVKYSKKNTRQPSKKDEDSYEFTGMPGIDDGGAFEKMEKVEGIEVPTDKNEVVDETNVPLKFGVGVALVVAAHIVLIRRWKNVDALNSEETTDIKRRNTTVPPTSSKKFTQDSSQLHRQTKTYQDVKSKYRNLQEDIKRVNKPLSSKDEETNLLRATKEQEIHTSESERHSGTELESDYMDDDLEPEEDLEDEEDLEDEEEVEEVDDRDLVAKLEAKYGKLPTPSPSEEEEEEEEEEEEDEEEEDEEEDEEIEDEDEADWKPGINVPKTQNPANEDKNLKEKESARGRQVNPPLRGGRQAVDSEDYENVNVQDEIEHWLAKDLDN, translated from the exons atgtctGGTGATGTTCAACCAAGAAAACGTAAAGAGAAAAGACGTAAAAGAG ACTCAGAATCTGGAACTCCGCCACCGCAATTAGTTAATCCAGCTGAACATGCGATGGATAACGTTACGATACATGTCTATAAAGAAGGAACAACAGGAGGTCATTGGTGtgcaaaaattatattttttaccttatttacAGCACTAATTGGTCTGCTTggtgtaattattttagagCACCGAGGTACAACTGATG TGGATACAACACTATCTAGTTCGAAATGGGCTACGATTTTTGAAGGTTGGGTAGATGATATTCTTCCGAGTCATGATGATGAAAAACATCACGAAGAAAGTAGTAAAGAAGACGATGAACATGATGAAGATGAACATGGTGAAGATGATGAAGAAGAgcatgatgatgatgaagaacATGATAAAGAAAGTCACGAAGAAGATcctgatgatgatgaagatgaaGGGATTGGGTCTGAAGATGTAGAAAatgatgaagaagaagaagaagaagaagaagaagaagaggaagaggaagaagaagaagaagaagaagaagaagaagaagaagacgaAGAAGTAgatgatgatgaagaaaaagaagaagaagaagaggagGAGGATGATGATGAAATTGATGAATTGGAAGcaataaatattcaagatgatgatgaagaagaAAATTCTGAAGATATTGAAGATGATGAAGACGAggatgaagaagaagaagaagaagacgaCAATGATGATAATGAAGAAGATGAATCAAAAGCTGAAAATGATGAAGATGAAGGTTTTGAAGATGACGACAATGGTGTTTATGAGAATCTTGATGAAGCTGATGACAATGAATCTGCAGAGGGAAATGATGAAGATGATAatgatggtgatgatgatgaaaagACATCAAAACCTGAAGTAAAATATAGTAAAAAGAATACACGACAGCCTTCCAAGAAGGATGAAGACAGTTATGAATTCACAGGAATGCCTGGAATTGATGATGGAGGCGCCTTCGAAAaa ATGGAAAAAGTAGAAGGTATTGAGGTTCCCACGGATAAAAATGAGGTAGTAGATGAAACGAATG TGCCACTGAAATTTGGAGTTGGTGTTGCTCTTGTCGTTGCCGCTCATATTGTACTTATTAGAAGGTGGAAAAATG ttgACGCTCTCAATTCGGAAGAAACTACTGATATAAAGAGAAGAAATACTACTGTACCGCCTActagttcaaaaaaatttacacaagATTCCAGTCAGCTACACCGACAAACAAAAACTTATCAAGATGTAAAATCTAAATACAGAAATTTGCAAGAAGATATTAAAAGGGTTAACAAACCATTAAGTTCGAAAg ACGAAGagacaaatttattaagaGCAACAAAAGAACAGGAAATTCACACATCTGAAAGTGAACGACATTCGGGTACTGAACTCGAGTCAGATTATATGGATGATGACTTAGAGCCTGAAGAAGACTTGGAAGATGAAGAAGATTTAGAGGATGAGGAAGAAGTTGAAGAGGTCGATGACAGAGATTTGGTTGCTAAATTAGAAGCTAAGTATGGTAAGCTTCCAACACCGAGTCCGAgcgaagaagaagaagaagaagaagaagaagaagaagaggatGAAGAAGAGGAAGATGAAGAGGAGGATGAAGAAATtgaagatgaagatgaagCAGATTGGAaac cAGGTATAAATGTTCCAAAGACACAAAATCCCGCtaatgaagataaaaatttaaaagaaaaagaatcAGCGAGAGGACGTCAAGTTAATCCACCACTTCGAGGTGGTCGACAAGCTGTTGATTCTGAAGActatgaaaatgttaatgtTCAAGATGAAATTGAGCATTGGTTAGCGAAG GATTTGGATAACTGA
- the LOC123262553 gene encoding glutamic acid-rich protein-like isoform X4: MDNVTIHVYKEGTTGGHWCAKIIFFTLFTALIGLLGVIILEHRGTTDVDTTLSSSKWATIFEGWVDDILPSHDDEKHHEESSKEDDEHDEDEHGEDDEEEHDDDEEHDKESHEEDPDDDEDEGIGSEDVENDEEEEEEEEEEEEEEEEEEEEEEEEEDEEVDDDEEKEEEEEEEDDDEIDELEAINIQDDDEEENSEDIEDDEDEDEEEEEEDDNDDNEEDESKAENDEDEGFEDDDNGVYENLDEADDNESAEGNDEDDNDGDDDEKTSKPEVKYSKKNTRQPSKKDEDSYEFTGMPGIDDGGAFEKMEKVEGIEVPTDKNEVVDETNVPLKFGVGVALVVAAHIVLIRRWKNVDALNSEETTDIKRRNTTVPPTSSKKFTQDSSQLHRQTKTYQDVKSKYRNLQEDIKRVNKPLSSKDEETNLLRATKEQEIHTSESERHSGTELESDYMDDDLEPEEDLEDEEDLEDEEEVEEVDDRDLVAKLEAKYGKLPTPSPSEEEEEEEEEEEEDEEEEDEEEDEEIEDEDEADWKPGINVPKTQNPANEDKNLKEKESARGRQVNPPLRGGRQAVDSEDYENVNVQDEIEHWLAKDLDN, from the exons ATGGATAACGTTACGATACATGTCTATAAAGAAGGAACAACAGGAGGTCATTGGTGtgcaaaaattatattttttaccttatttacAGCACTAATTGGTCTGCTTggtgtaattattttagagCACCGAGGTACAACTGATG TGGATACAACACTATCTAGTTCGAAATGGGCTACGATTTTTGAAGGTTGGGTAGATGATATTCTTCCGAGTCATGATGATGAAAAACATCACGAAGAAAGTAGTAAAGAAGACGATGAACATGATGAAGATGAACATGGTGAAGATGATGAAGAAGAgcatgatgatgatgaagaacATGATAAAGAAAGTCACGAAGAAGATcctgatgatgatgaagatgaaGGGATTGGGTCTGAAGATGTAGAAAatgatgaagaagaagaagaagaagaagaagaagaagaggaagaggaagaagaagaagaagaagaagaagaagaagaagaagacgaAGAAGTAgatgatgatgaagaaaaagaagaagaagaagaggagGAGGATGATGATGAAATTGATGAATTGGAAGcaataaatattcaagatgatgatgaagaagaAAATTCTGAAGATATTGAAGATGATGAAGACGAggatgaagaagaagaagaagaagacgaCAATGATGATAATGAAGAAGATGAATCAAAAGCTGAAAATGATGAAGATGAAGGTTTTGAAGATGACGACAATGGTGTTTATGAGAATCTTGATGAAGCTGATGACAATGAATCTGCAGAGGGAAATGATGAAGATGATAatgatggtgatgatgatgaaaagACATCAAAACCTGAAGTAAAATATAGTAAAAAGAATACACGACAGCCTTCCAAGAAGGATGAAGACAGTTATGAATTCACAGGAATGCCTGGAATTGATGATGGAGGCGCCTTCGAAAaa ATGGAAAAAGTAGAAGGTATTGAGGTTCCCACGGATAAAAATGAGGTAGTAGATGAAACGAATG TGCCACTGAAATTTGGAGTTGGTGTTGCTCTTGTCGTTGCCGCTCATATTGTACTTATTAGAAGGTGGAAAAATG ttgACGCTCTCAATTCGGAAGAAACTACTGATATAAAGAGAAGAAATACTACTGTACCGCCTActagttcaaaaaaatttacacaagATTCCAGTCAGCTACACCGACAAACAAAAACTTATCAAGATGTAAAATCTAAATACAGAAATTTGCAAGAAGATATTAAAAGGGTTAACAAACCATTAAGTTCGAAAg ACGAAGagacaaatttattaagaGCAACAAAAGAACAGGAAATTCACACATCTGAAAGTGAACGACATTCGGGTACTGAACTCGAGTCAGATTATATGGATGATGACTTAGAGCCTGAAGAAGACTTGGAAGATGAAGAAGATTTAGAGGATGAGGAAGAAGTTGAAGAGGTCGATGACAGAGATTTGGTTGCTAAATTAGAAGCTAAGTATGGTAAGCTTCCAACACCGAGTCCGAgcgaagaagaagaagaagaagaagaagaagaagaagaggatGAAGAAGAGGAAGATGAAGAGGAGGATGAAGAAATtgaagatgaagatgaagCAGATTGGAaac cAGGTATAAATGTTCCAAAGACACAAAATCCCGCtaatgaagataaaaatttaaaagaaaaagaatcAGCGAGAGGACGTCAAGTTAATCCACCACTTCGAGGTGGTCGACAAGCTGTTGATTCTGAAGActatgaaaatgttaatgtTCAAGATGAAATTGAGCATTGGTTAGCGAAG GATTTGGATAACTGA